In Burkholderia savannae, the DNA window CTTTCCCTTCATGATCCCGAGTCCCGGTTACGAGGGGCGTCTGGTAAATGTCCGATACCTGTTGGACCCAGGTTCGAACCTCGGCGAGCGAGAAGAGCCTGGTACGTCCTGTCCCATTAGCAACGCCCGGCGGCAATGTTCCACCTTCCTTCGAAGCTTCATAGTGGACCTTTGCGCGATCGATACCGCATAGTTCCGCCAGTTCAGAAGTCGTGAAAACCGGCGCAGTTTTCCGCGGCCGGGGTGCAAGAATCTGATCCCGCAGCTCATTGGTCATAACAGCCAATCGATCGGCAAACTCACCGAGCTTTGGAAGATTCACACGTCGGTCAATCTCAGGCAGCTCACTCAATTTCATTGTGTCTAGAACCTCCGCGACAAACGCCAAGAGAATGTTTCTACGGTTTTGATGTGCATTCTCACAAAACCGTAGAATACGCGGCGCCTCCAGCAATAGCCAGCGAATTCGTACCCGAGTACGACAAAGAAGCTGAGGCGACCTCAGCCCGAATACACGCCGACTTCGCGCCTGCTCCCATCTAGCCGACCTCCCGACGTACCAATAGGACCAAGCGGTCCGATTTCAATTGAGCTTTTGACCTTCGGCGGTTGCACAAAACACCTCACCTTTGAGAAAAAGCTACGTGCCCAAATCACACGCTTCCGGCAGAGCTACACAAAAAACCTCACCTTTCGCAGCATAGATCCAACACAGTTTTGCCCTCAACGGAACGAGAATTGCGTCCGCCACGAGTCTGGAACCCCAATTTTCGACCCGGCGTCAGCACCTCTTGGCAGGTTTGGCCCTAATTCCCTGCAGACGCTAGCAGCATCCTGTGGTCTGTTTTTATTTAAAACATAAACCAACCAACAACCAACAGGACGAAGCAAGTCTTTTAAAAACAATGGCTTAATAGCCGAAAGGTGAGACGAAATGTGCTGGAGGTGCTGTGAATTGGTCCGAAAGGTGAGATCTTTTCTCCACAAAGGTGAGGTAAAACGGCGTCCAAGGTGAGGTGTTTGGGCGGAAAGGTGAGGTAATTTGTCGCCGAAGGTGAGGAAGCTTGTGCCGGTTGATCGCTAAGGTGAGGTGATCTGTGTTGACAGGTCACTATAGCGCGCATACTCTACCGCCCATCTGCACATACGACATGGGGCGGCAACCGAATGGCCGAAGCGGGTCAACTTGCAACGTCGAGGCAACTCGCGTTGGCGCTATTCGAAGATGCCACTGCCGAAGGGTTAGCGGTTGACGCAGCTCGTTCCGATGTTGGATTCGCGCGAAAGAATATTCTCATCCGGATCGTAGACCTTGGTGTTGCGGCGCGGCGGTTGATCGATGCTGCATACTTCATCGTCGCTCAGGAAGATCGTGTTCACGACTTGTATGACGTCGAACTCGATTACTTCAAATGGCTGATGCGGTATTCAAGTCGGAACAATGCGCATTTGGAGCAAGTCATCACCGAAGCGCAAAAGGCACTGGTTCAAGCCACCACGGGGCCGACGCCGGATGGCGAAAAACCGTTTGGGTCAGTGCAGCTGATCGGGCGAGTATCGTTCCAAAGTGGGCGTTTCCAGTTTCGTATCCCCACGGACCTTATCTCGATCATCCGGGGGCCCGGCAAGTCCCATTGGCTCAGTTTGCGGATCACATCGCTCTTCACTCTAAGCTACGCGCGGGTCATGTATGACCATCTGCTTCCGTTTGCTGATGACGGGAGCACGGACTGGCTCACTCTCGATGAACTTCGCGGCTGGCAGGGAGAAATGGGCGCTAACGCGCTAGTCTTCAAATATTTCAAGCGGGACTGGCTTGAACCTGCCGTCAAACAAATCAACGAGCTATCCGACATTACGTTGGAGTACGAAACAAGGAATGAACCGGGGTCGCGCAAGATTGGGAGACTACGATTCCGGATCGCTCGCAAGGACGTCGCTGAACGGGTTCTCCACACATATGAGGAGGCCCAAGAGATCTATCGCATCTTGAAGCAAGAGTTCGGCCTGTCGGGTGATCAACTGAACCAGATCGGCGCCAATCGCGGCACATATAGTGACGATCGTATCCATCAAGCGATCGAGCGAACCCGGTTTAGCTTGAAACTCGGAAAGGTCTCCAAGAGCCCCGCGGGCTTCTTTATGAAGGCGTTGAAGGGGGGGTGGGTCGTCTCGGACGCAGAGCGGGAAATGATCACCGTTCAACAGACCCTAGCGTTAGCTGAGCAGCGTGACCAAGACGATAGGGTCAAGGCGCAATCGATTGCGGCGCTTCACACGGCTGCTCAGGAATCAAGCGCGCAAGACCGTATGCGAGAAGAGGCACGCTCCGGCCGCGCGCAGTACGAAGCTGCCGAGCAGAGGCAGAAAGATGAATGGTTGCGCACGTACCTTTCGTCATCGGGCGGAAAGATCATGTTGCGCCGTTTGAAGTTGAATCCCGACGACGTCGATGAGGTAACGGTACTCGGAGATGTCGACCTTGTTGGCGACTTCGCGCGGTTTGTCTTCAACAAGACCAAGTCGAAGGCAAAAGGATCGGGTGCGCGAGCGCGAGCCAGGTAACGGGATGACGCAACTCGACGTCACCGCTCAAAGGTGACATTTTCCGACCTAGAAAGTGTGGTTTGCGTCGTGCGCCGTCCAGATGTCCCCCGGAATTGGACCTGTAGTAGATTGACGCCGTGTTTTAGACCCGCACCGGGACTGAAAACTTCGCTTTTCAAATTAGTGCGGCATGGGAACCCCGGTGACGGTCGAGCTACAGCCTAGCCAAATCCAGGGGACGGAAAATGTCACATCACGCGCCCGCACGTGAGGTCGGAAACGTCACCGTTCCAGAGCGCCACATGCACAAAGGGTGACGATGCAGCGTCATGGATGATCTTCAGCGGGGCGGAAAACGCTACCGTCGCGCCCAATTCCTTGGGTCGGAATATGTCATTCATCGATCCGCGGACGTCGGGCTTTGCTCCGCGAGCTTGGCCACCATTGCGTGATCCAAAGCACCTAGCGAGACCGTCCAAGCACTAAAGGAAGGAGTGCGTTGACTAAGTCTTCTATGATGGCAAGGTGAGGGATAACGCGTTGAATATCCGGCGAGTCGATTCGGATGTGCCGACCGCTTGCTCCTGGCGACAACCGTAGTGCGAGACCATCCTCCACTCGGGCGACACCGGTGCATAGTATCGATTTCACCTTCGCTGGAGCGGTCGCGATTGGCACTGCTAACGCTCTCCGGATGACAACCTCACGTCCAAGTTCGCGGATCAACATCGTTACTGTTTCCGCTGTACGGAATGAGACACGATCTGGACCGCCGAACGATGCTACGACCTCGGTAGGAAGCAGGGATGCCTGTATCGATCGTGTGACGATGGCCTTCGATACATTGAGGTCCGCAGCGAGTTTTGCTTGACTGGGCCAAAGCTCGTGATCGAGCTGCTCACGATAAAATCCACCCAACACAACCGGAGGGGAATCGGTCCGGCGAAGTTCATTATGTCGCGCGATCGCGATCAAACGGTCGTGAGGTGCGTGAATTCTCCCAGCGAACGGACTTTTGCAGGAATCGGAATGTGTCATAGAAGCGGCCGCGCGTTGGCGATAAATTGTTGCTATTTCTGAAAAATGCCGCACAACCGGTTGAAGGGGGTAGCCGGTAAGTCTCGAACGATGATAGGTCGCAAGTCCTTGTTTTTACGAAGCAGTTGGAGCGCTTACCTTCGCGTGCCGCCCTCCGTAGTGTGTGCAACGCGTGCAACGATCAGCGAGCCGATTCTATCGTCGTGGTCGGAAATGCAAGACTAGAAAGCTCATGATTATCGGGTAGCTTTCTCCTAATTCCCCCACAACCGGTTGAGCGCTCGCGGTCGGCGTTGTTGCTCTTTCTTCCGTCGCGAAAAGGTCCCTGAAATGATGGCTCTTTTCCCAAGTGCCGTTGTCACCTCGGCTGTTCCAATTGTCCCGGACCAATTGGAACTCCGTGATGCAATTCCCCAGACTCTTTCCCCGTAGCAAGAAGCAGGTCGCGCTGTCGCCAGCGCCCGGCCACTACTCGAATGAGGACCCCGAAAAGATCATCTTCGATCAGGGGACGCGTCTGCGCGTCGAAGCCAATCACTGGAAAACCTTCTGCTTCGTCCTCGCGATCATCGCCGGCGGCGCCGTCTACACCCGGCAACCACCACCCTCGGTCGTGAAGTCGTATGGCGTTTCGTCAGATGCTGGCGGTAATCCGCTGGTCAAGCAACTGGCCGCATACAACCCCGACGACCAGGCGAAGCGCACGGCGATCAAACAGGACGTCGAGCACTGGTTCACGATCGAGCCGGTGCTCACCGACGATATCCGAACTTCCCGGCTCGCCAAGAACGTCAACGCGGTCAAGGCCAAGATGGTCGGCAACGCGAAGAATCAGTTTGCAACATGGATCAGCGACGACAAGCCGTTTGACCAGATCACGACCAATCCGAAGCTGGTTCGCGAGCCGAAGGTGACCAACGTTTCGCTGCTGGAGGATTCGACCGTCGTGGTCGAGTTCACGACATCGACGCGGCAATCGCCAACTGACAAACCTGTCGACATCCGTTTCGCGTTGACGATGCGCTACCAGATCATTCCCCCAACTGCCGAAGACGTGCTGGGCACGAATCCGTACGGCCTCTACTACCCGTTCTTCACCCTGCAGAAGACTGGCGCATGAAACGACCACGTTCCGTTGTGACCTGGATTGCGCTCGCGTTGATCGCGGCATCAGCCAATGCATTCGCCGCGAAGACTGCCGCCAGTCCGATCGCACCGATCCCGAACTTCGACGTCGACAGCATCATCGGCGATGCGATGAGCCCGGTGAACCCGTACAACTCGGGCACCGATCCGATCACCATGCCGGGCGACGCGCGTATGGCCGTGTTTCAGTACAGCCGGGACCAGATTTTCCGCGTGATGACGGCGCCGCTGAAGCTCACGACGATCGAGCTGGAGCGGGGGGAGAGTCTGATTAGCGAGCCGGCGATGGGCGATTCTAAGCAATGGATCCTCGACACCGACGGTGCTAACCATGTGTACGTGAAGCCCATCAAACCGGGGCTCGTGAACACGCTGCACCTAAGCACGAACAGGCGCGAGTACGAGCTGACGCTCGTCTCGTCGCCGCTGGGCGGACTGTTCTATCAGAACGTGCGCTTCAACTACCCGAACTCGCTGATGTCGAAGGTACGCGCGCGCGGCAATGCGCCGGACGACGATCGCGACGCAGACCACACGAGTCATTCGGATTCCGGTCCGATCGGCGTGTCGCCCGACAAACTGAACTTCGAATACACAGTGTCAGGGACCAGCTCGCTCAAGCCCGAGACCGTTTTCGACGACGGTACCTTCATCTGGATTCGGATGCCTCCGCGCACGCCGTTTGCCGTGCCGACCATCAAGGACGGCGGCGATATCGTCAGCCCGAACTTTATCCGCCGCGGCCCGTACATCGTCATCCAGCGATTGGCAGATGAGATCAAGCTCACCCGGCCGGGCGAGGAAGTGACGATCACCCGCGGCCGTCGTGGCCTGTTCGGATTCTGAGGACGGTATGGCAAAGCAAACCGATCCGACCAGTCCGCAAGAAAAGACCTTGCTGAAGGGCAAGGTGCCCCGCAACGTCATGATCGTGATCGGCTCGATAGCCGCGATTGCGATAGGCACGCTCGGCTTTTACACGCAGACCGTCGAAGCCAACAAGGCAGAAGCAGAGGCGCTGAAGGCGAAACGCGAACGTGCAGCCGAAGCGGTTGACAAGAGCAATGCTGACAAAGCGGATGTCGACAAGCTCATCGAGCAACAACAGGCCGAAGCACGTCGGCGAGCAGCGGAAGTCGCTGCGGCTGCGAGCGCTGCGGCCGCAGCGAATGCGAAGAAACCGACGCTGTCAGCCGACGCATTGATGCCGAGCGCAAACACGGCACAACTCAAAGCCGAGAACGACGAGGACAATATTTATGCTTCGCCGATCTTTCGTCTAAGCTTGAAGGTCAAGGACGCCCAGCCGCAGCAACCGCAACTGCCGAACGGCGTCATCTCGCCGCAACAGATGCTGCTCCAGCAGGCGGCTGCTCAGGATGCCGCGATGAAGGAGGCGACCGCACAAGCGACACTGGCTGCGAGGGGGGGGCAGGCCGCCGGGTCCATGACCACCCAGCAGCGCGACAACGCATTCATGCGGGACGTAGCCCAGTTGAACGAAGGCGACAAAGATTTCGCGCGAACCGGCTTTGTTGGCCAGTCGCACGGCTGCACGCTGTCGCCACCGGCGAAGATTCCGGTTCTCTCGAACGAGGCGCTCAACTCGGACCGTCCTGGCACCGCGTCGCTGACCGTCGAGACCGATGTGTACGCGAACAACGGCGATGGTCGGTGCCTGATGATTCCGTGGGGCACCACTATCGTTGCACCCTACAGCTCGGACATTCAGCCGGGACAGGAGTCGATTCTCGTCGCCGGCGCGGAAATGCGTCTGCCGAACGGCAAGCACGTACCGCTGTATGGTGCACAAGGCGCCGACGGCGATGGCACGGCCGGCTTCAGTGGTGACGTGAACAACCACTTCTGGAAGATCTACTCGACCTCGTTTCTGAACGCCATTCTGGTTCGCACCTTCAGCAATAGCGATCAGAGCACGACGACCGGCCCGCTTGGTGTCACCCAAGTAGGTAGCACGGGTGGGCAAATTGCCGCGCAAACGGCGCAGTCGGTGCTCGACCGCTACAAGAACATCCCGCCGACCATCAAATCGAAGCCGGGCGAGCGGCATTTCATGATGAAGATCAATCGCGACTTGGTACTCGAGCCGTACAGGGGGCCACGGTGACCAAGCGTGCGATTCTCCTCGCCGCAATGGGGATGGCGAGCGCACACGCGCAGTCGGCGGTCATTGCGCAGGTGATCAGCCCGGTGAGTGTTGTCATTCAAGACGGCGCGACGCGTCAGGTCGCGCTGCTGCCCGGCAAGCCGGTCTATCACTGCGGCCTTGATGCATTCATCGAATGGGCGTCACCGCTGATCGGACAGACCGTACGCAGTTCACGTGAAGCGGGCATCACGGTCACGGTCGATGGACGCGATGTCGCGCTGGATGAACTTTTCATCGAGCGCGGCTGGCTGCAGCCGCCCGTGCTGGATGACGGCGCGCAGGCGGCACTCGCTGAACGTCGTGGCGGATGGGCGTGCTCTCGCGCGGTCGCGCCGTTCGAGTTGCTGCACATCAACGTCGATCCGAAGATCCTCGCAGGCATTGCGCTGAACGAGTCGAACTACCGTGGCCGCGCGTGGCCGTGGACGCTGAATGTCGCGGGTCAGGGCTACTTCTTCAAGTCGCGAGAAGAAGCCTACAAGGCAATCGAGACGTTGCTTGCGCGCGGGCGCTGCAATTTCGACGTCGGCCTCATGCAGGTGAACTGGTGCTACCACGGCAAACGCTTTGCGTCAGCGTGGGATGCGCTCGCACCCGCCACCAACGTCGCGGTCGCGGAAGCGATCCTCACCGAGAACTTCGCGCGGACCGACTCGGTCGCGAAGGCAATTGCCTACTACCACAGCGCAAATCCCAAACCCGGTCGCACGTACCTCGCACGGTTCGTCCGACATCTCTCCATGATCGAGGCAGGCCTGTGAAGCACACGACCAAGTTACTTGCGTGCGCCCTGTCGGCGATCGTGATTACGGCCGCGTCTGCGGCGAACACTGATCCGTTCGACTTCGACTACGACATCCTGGGCGGCATCGCCGAACGGCCGGCATTGATCTTCAACGACGGAGCGAAGACCTATATCCAGCCGCGCGCGGGCCAGGTCATCGTCGCCGAGGGCGGGCATACCGAAGGTCCGTATGTGGTCGTCGAAGGAACGCCGGTGTCAATCACGTACAAGGTTGGCGCACACTCGGCGACTGCGCGCTGGAAGAAGGCCAACACTTTCATCGGCGGGTCGGGTGCGTTGGCAGCGATGAAGGACGATCTGCCGGCCGGGTTCGACGGCTTCACGAACCGTCTGGTGATGATTGGCACTCGCTCGGCGCTCGCGCCGGTGCGCGCGCTTCACGTGTCGCTTCCGGTCGGTAAAGTCGTGAAGTCACTTGTCCCGCAGGGCTGGACAGGATCGGCGCAGAAGGATGTCGACCTGACGACCCCCGAACTGTTTGGCACGCGCGACGGCGAGAACTGGATGCAGGCGCTCGATCGTTTGATGACGCAGACAGGGCTGTACGCGGATGTCGACTTCGGCGCGCGTCACGTCCGGTTGCATCGCGATCCTCCAAAGTCTGCCGCGCTGAACTATGCGTCGAACGAGCGAGGTATTGATGAGGCTGGTCCGAATAGCGTCGTCGCGCGCGTCAATGCGGAACCTGCGCTGGTATCGAGGCTGGCCGAACACTTTGGCGCGCAGGCGATCCGGGACGGTGACGACACACATATGCAAATCCGTTTCACGTCGAAGCCGGCCAAAACCGTCACGTTTAAGACGGCGGACGGCAAAACGCTGCGCACGAGCTGGGATGATGTCAAAAGCGTGATGACGATCGATCGCGCGGGGCGCTTCATTGTCGCCGATGCGACGAACCGCGTTGAGGTGACGCGCGAAGTAAGAACGGTCTACGACTTCGATCAGGCGAACCGCGCGAAGCTCGAGGCGGTATTCGATCGAGAAGGGCGCACGTACTTCAAGTTTGCTGACTCGGTCGTCCGCGTCGGCGTGACGGATGCGCGGAACCTGGGCATCGGAGAGCAGAAGGGACGCTACTTCATGTTCGAGGGCACCGCCGACCAGTTTACGGCGACGGCAGACGGCAATACGACCCAGGTGAAGCGGCGAAAGGAAGTCGTCTACCGCGAAACGCCGGACGCAACACTGCAGACGAGCGGAGGGCCGACGTTGTGAAGTTCATCGGATCGATCGTTGCCATTTTGTTGGCGGTCATCGCGCTGCCGTGCCAGGCAGACTGCATCGATGACGCAGCTGCCTTCCATCGCGTGAATCCGCGGTTGCTGCGTGTGATTGCGGAATACGAATCAAGCATGAGCACCTATGCCGTGAACCGGAACAAAAACGGCAGTGAAGACATCGGGCTCATGCAGATCAACACGTCGTGGCTCCCGACGCTCGCGCGTTACGGCATCCGTCGCGAGCACCTCTATAACGGCTGCGTCAGCGCGTACGTTGGAGCGTGGATTCTCGCATCGAACGTACGCCGCTTTGGACCGACCTGGAAGGCGGTCGGCGCGTATAACGCAGTCACGCCGTCCAAGCAACTCGTCTACGCCAGTGCGATTTATCGCCGCTACATGCAACAGGGCCGGTAACCATGCAGAAGACAAATTCGAATCAGGCGCGCGTGCGTGCCGTCGTTGCGGGGGCTCTGGCTGTGTTGGCTGTCGCGGTGCACGCGTCACCCGATCTTGCCGTGAGCGCTGTCGACACAGACGGTTGGCAGGTGCTCGCTGCGATGCCGAAGGCGGTGCCGGCGGCCGCAGACAGTCCGAAGGCGGCCGCGCCTGTGGTGCCGGCGTCAGCGGGCGTCACGGCAACTGCGCTGTCTACTGCCGTTGCCCCGGTTGTTCTACCGGGGATAGGCACGCAGGCGGCGAGCGTCACGCTGACTTTCTCCGTGACGCCGGCGGACGTGAATCTTCGCGATGCACTCGATCGCTGGCTGCAGCAGCAGGGATGGCAACTCGCGTGGAAGATCGACGACGACCTCCCGCTGGAGTTCAACGCGACGTTCACGGGGGATTTCACTTCCGTCCTTCAGCAGGTAATGAAGGCGACGAACCACATGCGCACGCCGACGCGCGCGTGCCGCCATTCGAACAACGTCATCCGCGTGATAGCCCGCGCGGGCAACTGCCAGGACTGAGAACCATGCGTGTTGACCTTTTGCTGAGAACCATGCGTGTTCACCTATTGAAATCGGCCGTCGCGATGGCGAGCGCCGTGATGGCCGGTGGCTGCGCCGTGACGCAACAGGACGTGAACGACAGCTACGACGCCGCACATCGCACGATATCGGATGCATTAGGGAAGGGACCTGTACCGATGGCACTAGTCGAGGACGTGCCGACCGCGTTCCTCGGAGATCGCCTAGTGCCGCTCGCCTATGAAGCGACGTTGCCGGCTGCATTCCGTGAGAAGACGATCACGCTCCCTGCGAATCTTGGGATCAAGCAGATCGCCACGCTCGTCTCGACGGCGACGGGCTACCCCGTGCACCTGAGCCCCGACGTGTTCGTGCCGCGCGATTCGTTGGTCCCCGGACAAACCGAGTCGAAGGGGCAGAACGGCGCTGCGCGATCCGAAGAGCCGATCTATCGGCAAGCGTTCACGGGCCGGGCCGGCATGTACATGAAGAACATGACGACCGACCTAGGCCTCGACTGGTCATTTGACGGCAGCACGATCAACGTGTCCCGGTTTGTCACTCGGATGTACCAGATCGCGGCGATTCCCGGCAAGGTGTCGATCAAGTCGACGATGAGCAAGGGAATGGATACGTCGACCGGCAACCAGTCGGGCAGCGGTAGCGGTGGTAGCTCGGGCGGGAACACCGGCTCGTTCTCAGCGCAGACATCGACCGGCCGGGAAGGCGATTTCGATCAGATCGCCGCGATCACCGCCGAAATCGAGAAGCTGCGCTCGCC includes these proteins:
- a CDS encoding replication initiation protein, with product MAEAGQLATSRQLALALFEDATAEGLAVDAARSDVGFARKNILIRIVDLGVAARRLIDAAYFIVAQEDRVHDLYDVELDYFKWLMRYSSRNNAHLEQVITEAQKALVQATTGPTPDGEKPFGSVQLIGRVSFQSGRFQFRIPTDLISIIRGPGKSHWLSLRITSLFTLSYARVMYDHLLPFADDGSTDWLTLDELRGWQGEMGANALVFKYFKRDWLEPAVKQINELSDITLEYETRNEPGSRKIGRLRFRIARKDVAERVLHTYEEAQEIYRILKQEFGLSGDQLNQIGANRGTYSDDRIHQAIERTRFSLKLGKVSKSPAGFFMKALKGGWVVSDAEREMITVQQTLALAEQRDQDDRVKAQSIAALHTAAQESSAQDRMREEARSGRAQYEAAEQRQKDEWLRTYLSSSGGKIMLRRLKLNPDDVDEVTVLGDVDLVGDFARFVFNKTKSKAKGSGARARAR
- a CDS encoding type IV secretion system protein, with translation MQFPRLFPRSKKQVALSPAPGHYSNEDPEKIIFDQGTRLRVEANHWKTFCFVLAIIAGGAVYTRQPPPSVVKSYGVSSDAGGNPLVKQLAAYNPDDQAKRTAIKQDVEHWFTIEPVLTDDIRTSRLAKNVNAVKAKMVGNAKNQFATWISDDKPFDQITTNPKLVREPKVTNVSLLEDSTVVVEFTTSTRQSPTDKPVDIRFALTMRYQIIPPTAEDVLGTNPYGLYYPFFTLQKTGA
- a CDS encoding TrbG/VirB9 family P-type conjugative transfer protein, which translates into the protein MKRPRSVVTWIALALIAASANAFAAKTAASPIAPIPNFDVDSIIGDAMSPVNPYNSGTDPITMPGDARMAVFQYSRDQIFRVMTAPLKLTTIELERGESLISEPAMGDSKQWILDTDGANHVYVKPIKPGLVNTLHLSTNRREYELTLVSSPLGGLFYQNVRFNYPNSLMSKVRARGNAPDDDRDADHTSHSDSGPIGVSPDKLNFEYTVSGTSSLKPETVFDDGTFIWIRMPPRTPFAVPTIKDGGDIVSPNFIRRGPYIVIQRLADEIKLTRPGEEVTITRGRRGLFGF
- a CDS encoding TrbI/VirB10 family protein, with the protein product MAKQTDPTSPQEKTLLKGKVPRNVMIVIGSIAAIAIGTLGFYTQTVEANKAEAEALKAKRERAAEAVDKSNADKADVDKLIEQQQAEARRRAAEVAAAASAAAAANAKKPTLSADALMPSANTAQLKAENDEDNIYASPIFRLSLKVKDAQPQQPQLPNGVISPQQMLLQQAAAQDAAMKEATAQATLAARGGQAAGSMTTQQRDNAFMRDVAQLNEGDKDFARTGFVGQSHGCTLSPPAKIPVLSNEALNSDRPGTASLTVETDVYANNGDGRCLMIPWGTTIVAPYSSDIQPGQESILVAGAEMRLPNGKHVPLYGAQGADGDGTAGFSGDVNNHFWKIYSTSFLNAILVRTFSNSDQSTTTGPLGVTQVGSTGGQIAAQTAQSVLDRYKNIPPTIKSKPGERHFMMKINRDLVLEPYRGPR
- a CDS encoding transglycosylase SLT domain-containing protein, producing MGMASAHAQSAVIAQVISPVSVVIQDGATRQVALLPGKPVYHCGLDAFIEWASPLIGQTVRSSREAGITVTVDGRDVALDELFIERGWLQPPVLDDGAQAALAERRGGWACSRAVAPFELLHINVDPKILAGIALNESNYRGRAWPWTLNVAGQGYFFKSREEAYKAIETLLARGRCNFDVGLMQVNWCYHGKRFASAWDALAPATNVAVAEAILTENFARTDSVAKAIAYYHSANPKPGRTYLARFVRHLSMIEAGL
- a CDS encoding lytic transglycosylase domain-containing protein produces the protein MKFIGSIVAILLAVIALPCQADCIDDAAAFHRVNPRLLRVIAEYESSMSTYAVNRNKNGSEDIGLMQINTSWLPTLARYGIRREHLYNGCVSAYVGAWILASNVRRFGPTWKAVGAYNAVTPSKQLVYASAIYRRYMQQGR
- a CDS encoding toxin co-regulated pilus biosynthesis Q family protein, producing MQKTNSNQARVRAVVAGALAVLAVAVHASPDLAVSAVDTDGWQVLAAMPKAVPAAADSPKAAAPVVPASAGVTATALSTAVAPVVLPGIGTQAASVTLTFSVTPADVNLRDALDRWLQQQGWQLAWKIDDDLPLEFNATFTGDFTSVLQQVMKATNHMRTPTRACRHSNNVIRVIARAGNCQD